A section of the Flavobacteriales bacterium genome encodes:
- a CDS encoding four helix bundle protein — protein sequence MRNYKELSVWQRSMEMSASAYVITKNLPAAEKFGIVSQLNRAAVSVACNIAEGSARSSDKEFKRFLEISLGSAYECETLILTCVKVELITEADSEEFRSLLTEVQKMLYVLIRKLNANN from the coding sequence ATGAGAAACTACAAGGAATTAAGCGTTTGGCAAAGGAGCATGGAGATGAGTGCTTCGGCTTATGTCATTACCAAGAACCTACCAGCAGCAGAGAAGTTTGGAATCGTATCTCAACTTAACCGCGCAGCCGTTTCTGTCGCTTGCAATATTGCCGAAGGGAGTGCACGCTCAAGCGATAAGGAATTCAAACGCTTTCTTGAAATCTCCTTAGGTTCCGCTTACGAGTGTGAAACCTTGATATTGACTTGTGTGAAAGTTGAATTGATAACAGAAGCTGACTCGGAGGAGTTCAGGTCACTTCTGACTGAAGTACAGAAAATGCTGTATGTTCTGATCCGGAAGCTAAATGCTAATAACTAA